Genomic window (Candidatus Binatia bacterium):
TCGCCGAAGACGGCTGCATCGTGAAGACGGCGGGTGTGGATCAGTCGATCTGGCGGTTCGAAGGGCCGGCGCGCGTTTTCCACTCGCAAGAGGCCGCGTGCGAGGCCATTCTCGGCGACCGCCTCAAACCGGGCGACGTCGTCGTGATTCGCTACGAGGGTCCCAAGGGTGGCCCGGGAATGCAGGAGATGCTGTACCCTACCTCGTACATCAAGTCGAAGAATCTTGGGAAGGTGTGCGCCCTGATCACGGATGGCCGCTTCAGCGGCGGCACCTCGGGGCTGAGCCTCGGCCACGTCTCTCCCGAGGCGGCCGAAGGCGGAGCCATCGGGCTGGTCGAGGAAGGCGATCGCATCCGCATCGACATCCCCAACCGCCGCGTCGATCTGCTGGTGGAACCGCAGACACTCAAAGCCCGACGGGTGGAGATGCTTGGACGCGGCGCCCAGGCGTGGAAGCCGACGGGTCGCACCCGCGCGGTATCAGGCGCACTGCAGGCGTACGCGCTGTTGACCACCAGCGCGGCGCGCGGCGCCGTCCGCGACCTGGAGCAGGTCGCCGGCCGGCGGAAGTAGCCTGCCGCCGGTGTCGTCGTGCCGGTGGCTCACTCCTTGTTATGAAGCGGCGGACCGTTGTGCCGCAGACGGCTTGAACTGCATCTGGTAAAGTGACGCGAACGCGCCCTGCCGTTCGAGCAGCTCTTCGAAGGTGCCACGCTCGGTGATGGAGCCGTTCTGCAGCACCACGATCTGGGCGGCGCGCCGCACGGTGCTCAAGCGGTGCGCGATGACGAAGGTGGTGCGGCCTTGCACGGCCTGTTCCATGGCCTCCATGATCGCGGCTTCCGTGGCCGTGTCGACCGACGAGGTCGGTTCGTCGAGGATCAGGATGGGCGCGTCGCGCAGCAAGGCCCGCGCAATGGTGAGCCGCTGGCGCTCGCCTTCGGACAGGGTCACTCCCTGTTCTCCAATGACGGTGTCGTAGCCGTCGGGCAGGCGCTGGATGAAATCGTCCGCCTGGGCCATCCGTGCGGCACGGTGTATGTCTTCGAGGCTGGCGGCCGGACGCCCGTAGGCGATGTTGTCACGCAGGCTCAGGGGGAACACCATCGGTGGCTGCAACACCATGCTGACGTGCCGCCGCAGCGAGGCGAGCGTGAACTCGCGCACGTCGCTTCCGTCAATCAGCACCTGCCCCGCAGACGGATCGTAGAAGCGTGGAATCAAGCTGACCAGCGTGCTCTTGCCCGCCCCCGTCGGTCCGACGATGGCGATGACCTGTCCCGGCTCCGCCTCCAGAGTGATCTGGTGCAGCGTCTCGCGACCCTTCGCATAGCCGAAGGAGACATCGACGAACTGGACGTGCCCGCGTGGAGGCGTGCGGAACTCCCTCGTTCCTTCTGCCACCGCCGGCTCGCGGTCGAGCACTTCGACGACACGCGCCATCCCCGCCTTGGCGCCTTGGACGGTGCCGTAGGTCTGGATGAGGGAGTTGATCGGCGCGTAGAGCGAGGCGAGATAGCTCACGAAGACGACCATGTCACCTATGGTGAGGTCATGTTGCCAGACGTGTCGCGCTCCGACCCAGAGAACGGCGGCGGTGCCGAAGGCCAGGACGAGGTTGGCGCCCGCCCCGTACGCCGTCTGCAGCATGTAGAGGCTCAGGCTCATGCGGAGGCTGGCGGTGCTCTGGGTGACGAAGGCACGGTGCTCCTCCTCTTCCTTCGAGAAGGCTTGCACCACCTTGATGGCCGACATGCCACGCTGGACGAGTTGATACACGGCGCTTTCGCTCTCTCGCGCGCGTTGCGCCACCTCCGTGATCCGCCGGTTGAGCAGGAGAATGGCGACGAATAGGAAGGGGCAAACGGCGAGAGCCACCAGTGTGAGCAGCCAATCGAGCCGCAC
Coding sequences:
- a CDS encoding ABC transporter ATP-binding protein yields the protein MSLARQVARYLRPYRGAFLFAVIQVIALSFLEILKPWPLKIVIDYVLPRTPPPWPVVAGMSPPALLLLATAGLVVIYGCLGGISVLTNFTTISIGQGMVNDLRSRLYQHLQRLSLSFHSRASVGDLIYRVTGDTYAIQTLAMNGLFPILSAAILLIGMFVVMVRLDWLLTLVALAVCPFLFVAILLLNRRITEVAQRARESESAVYQLVQRGMSAIKVVQAFSKEEEEHRAFVTQSTASLRMSLSLYMLQTAYGAGANLVLAFGTAAVLWVGARHVWQHDLTIGDMVVFVSYLASLYAPINSLIQTYGTVQGAKAGMARVVEVLDREPAVAEGTREFRTPPRGHVQFVDVSFGYAKGRETLHQITLEAEPGQVIAIVGPTGAGKSTLVSLIPRFYDPSAGQVLIDGSDVREFTLASLRRHVSMVLQPPMVFPLSLRDNIAYGRPAASLEDIHRAARMAQADDFIQRLPDGYDTVIGEQGVTLSEGERQRLTIARALLRDAPILILDEPTSSVDTATEAAIMEAMEQAVQGRTTFVIAHRLSTVRRAAQIVVLQNGSITERGTFEELLERQGAFASLYQMQFKPSAAQRSAAS